The region CCGCCGACCAAGACTACttctcctcctccaactcccaccaCCACCACAAGAAGATCTCCTACGACGCTCGCAGCCACGAGACGGCTGCGAGCGCCGATCATCAGAAGTACAGTAACAGTGTTGGTGAGAAGCGTCGTCTCATCATCACTGCTACTGCTGATGATCGCGATTGTGGTGAAGATGACGACGACgatgattatgtttattattATGGCGAGAAAAGAGGGTGGTGGAAGAGGTATTGTTCGTATAGAAACTCCGATCCGAGTGGTTGGATTTGTATACAGATAAGTTGGAGATTTGTGTTGAGTTTGTGTGTTGCCTTGCTTGTTTTCTATATTGCTTCAAGACCACCACCGCCTAAGCTTTCCAttcaggtatatatatatataaatatttatacggttatatatatatatatatatgtgtttgaTTATAAATTGTTACATCAATAATAATTACATTCATTTATAAAAGATCACATGCTATAAATGCACATATTATAATCTTAGACTAAGAAAAAAATTAAGTAATCACAACAAAAAATTgtttaattaatcacaaacatggtcattaatcatcattattataatttttagTCCAAATTTATTATAAACAGTGATaaaatttattgtgactaaaatTATACTTAATCATGACAAACTATAATTTTTTTACTAATACTTTTAGTTATTAACTTCAAATTTTTTAGtaactatatatgtatataatgatgttttttagtcacaaattttgCTGTGATGTTTtctagtattattattattattattattattattattattattattattattattattattattatagctCAGCTATAAAATTTTGTATAGGCTTCCGGGGATTGAGGGGCCAAATATATCAAAAGCTGAGACAGGAAATTATGAAGGATGATATCCAATTatcatgttttattttgtgtcTAATCAAATAGTATTTAgacaaaaaaaaagtgaaaaaaataaataaattaactcaTCGCATCCACTTTTTTTAAAAAGTGGAATCTTGATTCGGAAATATATTTGTTTAATTTATATATCTTTCTATAAATTAATATAgttttaccaattaatcccgatTTAACTATTTAAAAAAGTTTTGACATCATTTTAAATTAGTTATATAATGTGCCATATATGCTGAAAATGACTAGCATTATACAAAACTAAATGACTCTTTTTTAATTGTTATAATGTTAAGTTTTGTAGTAAATTTTATTAGTAATATGTTCTAATAATTATACTTCACAAATAATTATTCTATAccatgctattttttttttaaattcctaCAAATTTAtgtggtatatatatataaatttatttcaactatatattctttctttcttttttttttttagattggaAGAGTTGGAGTTTTTGGGCTTGGAGAAGGAGTGGATAGCTCAGGAGTGACAACTAAAATCCTCACTTGCAACTGTTCCCTAAATCTCATCATAGACAACAAATCTAAGCTCTTTGGCCTCCATATTCATCCTCCAACCATCGACATGTCGTTCGAGCGCCTCACCTTCGCATTAGCCCGAGTAATTATTTAAAATCTTGTTTCTCGATTGAGAACAGATCCAGTTACTTTTTCAATACATATTTTAAGAGCTCGATAATTGTCTGACCAATTTAATCATTGATATGGGATGGTTCTGGGCTAAGACGGGCTAGGCCCACACCTAGGATTCCTTAGCCCGAGAGCCCATTTTTaatagggtttatatttttttggaccctgtattttttctgattacctgtttggaccctgtgttttaaaaaattcatttttagaccatatattttgtaaaatagttcaaatatgcccataaactcaatttttatgaagaaaaaattgaatataacaatacagtttttaagcagaatgattttatttttgatcTGAATTATTAGTTTAGTGAATGATTTatgatttcagttgagaaaactaTAACCAAAATCGTGTTTaaggttctatttgaaccattttacaaaacataaggtccaaaaagtaatttgacAAAATACAGGgttcaaacaagtaatgagacaaaacacaggtctaaaaatgtataaacccttgtTAATACTATAAGTTTTTAGAATACCTTACATTTATTTCTTTCCTAGAACCTAATACCATTCAGCGCTGACCCTGTCATTGATCAGGCAACGAAATCTAACCCTACGTATCGTAATTAAACTGCAGGGTCCAGAGATGTATGCAGAGAGCGGGCGGACAAGGTTCCCGATGTACATAGGAACAAAGAACAAGCCATTGTATGGAGCAGGAAGAGACATGGAGGACTTGTTGGAGTCAGGCCATGGGATGCCATTGTTGATTCGAATGAAGCTCAGTTCTTCCTTCATAGTCATTCCAAGCCTTATCCACCCCAAATACCATCACCAGGCCCATTGTTTGCTGATCCTTCGAAGGCCCTATGATAAGACCCACCGAACCCACTTGTACAATGCTACTTGCACCGTTACACAACATTTGGTCAAATAGACACTTTTCTATTATTGTTttgtaaaatgacattttttttataattctttATAAATAGCACTCTTGATGATGACACACTGAATCTTGAATGCTACGTTACCaagaattataaaaataaaagactattttacaaaatagtgaCATTAGGAAAATGCCTATTTTTATACCCATTATTactcgtgtatatatatatatatatatatgacaactTTTTATAGGAGTTTTTaagccctaccgatagggctctcagtgtttctcgacccgtgaatagttttcggcgcaacttttttttatgaccgtgtatattgtagctatttagagcatcctgcgaatttttagaaaatttcgaatagtttacagtatcgaaaactaggttcaaacatgttgttttccacgcacataaaaaaaattagtcacgcgtgcaacaacatatttgaacctagtttttggtactgtaaactattcggaattttctgaaaatttacaggatgctctaaatagctacaatatacacggtcataaaaaaaatcacgccaaaaactgttcacagattgtaaacactgagagccctaccggtagagcTTAAAGTAAAGCCCCTATAGAAAAATTACCCTATATATATTCACTGTATATGAAAGCAAGAGAATCATGCCAAAGGAAAGGTGTGTGGTGTTTAaacttatattatatatatatatatatgtatgtttattgtATGTGTTTGTcttgataattatattataagAAGAAATTAAGGTGTAAGGACGTGAAATAATGAGCTTAATCTTTGTTACAAATTCTTTATCTGTACAAATACAACTTGGTCATAGAATATGTAAACGACATGTATAATTTGGTGCTATATATATATTGTCGTTTATTCTCAAAGTAATAAAAGTAAAAGTTG is a window of Humulus lupulus chromosome 4, drHumLupu1.1, whole genome shotgun sequence DNA encoding:
- the LOC133829628 gene encoding uncharacterized protein LOC133829628; amino-acid sequence: MERMDGHDHHHHHDHHHHDHDEEQEVVVVGFHSTSYPCAYYVQSPSTVSHSNSAADLLRNNTALSSTADQDYFSSSNSHHHHKKISYDARSHETAASADHQKYSNSVGEKRRLIITATADDRDCGEDDDDDDYVYYYGEKRGWWKRYCSYRNSDPSGWICIQISWRFVLSLCVALLVFYIASRPPPPKLSIQIGRVGVFGLGEGVDSSGVTTKILTCNCSLNLIIDNKSKLFGLHIHPPTIDMSFERLTFALARGPEMYAESGRTRFPMYIGTKNKPLYGAGRDMEDLLESGHGMPLLIRMKLSSSFIVIPSLIHPKYHHQAHCLLILRRPYDKTHRTHLYNATCTVTQHLVK